From SAR202 cluster bacterium, one genomic window encodes:
- a CDS encoding type II toxin-antitoxin system PemK/MazF family toxin, with amino-acid sequence MHAAKQVSFPRRGDVWWGRPDPVVGSKIGKTRPVLVMSNDQNNEFSDTINVLPITSSPPKRRYHYEVILPEGVAGLETVSRVKANMVRTIDKARLVRFIGVLPGDFMPDVEQSLRVHFGMY; translated from the coding sequence GTGCACGCCGCCAAGCAAGTCTCGTTCCCAAGGCGCGGTGATGTGTGGTGGGGCCGCCCTGATCCGGTAGTGGGCAGCAAAATCGGGAAGACCAGGCCCGTGCTGGTCATGTCCAATGATCAGAATAACGAATTCTCAGACACCATCAATGTCCTTCCGATCACTTCAAGTCCTCCCAAACGGCGGTACCACTACGAGGTCATCCTGCCCGAGGGAGTCGCCGGGCTCGAAACCGTAAGCAGAGTAAAGGCTAATATGGTGCGCACCATCGACAAGGCCCGACTGGTCCGCTTCATCGGCGTACTGCCGGGAGACTTCATGCCGGACGTTGAACAGTCCTTGAGAGTGCATTTCGGGATGTATTGA
- a CDS encoding PHP domain-containing protein: protein MMIRAAKARSYQYVAITDHSVGRGVANGLTLERLKEHIAELRRLEAEIGGIKVLCGSEVDIRADGTMDYPDEVLAELDWVIGSVHSAMGRDSETVTARVIRAMHNPYVTVIGHLSTRLIGERRPLNADYEAIFRAAAETGTAMEINASPERLDIKDAHIYRCRDLGVRMVISSDAHTTERLDNQRYGIGIARRGWCEAKDILNTLPVDDFKSFLKIPKSQRARGVGSHA, encoded by the coding sequence ATGATGATTCGGGCGGCGAAGGCCAGGAGCTACCAGTACGTGGCCATCACGGACCACTCGGTGGGCCGGGGAGTGGCGAACGGGCTGACGCTGGAGCGCCTCAAGGAGCACATCGCGGAGCTGAGACGGCTCGAGGCCGAGATAGGCGGCATCAAGGTGCTCTGCGGCTCCGAGGTGGATATCCGGGCGGATGGGACCATGGACTACCCGGACGAAGTGCTAGCCGAGCTGGACTGGGTAATCGGCTCCGTGCATTCCGCGATGGGGCGGGATTCGGAGACCGTCACGGCCCGTGTCATCCGCGCGATGCACAACCCGTATGTGACCGTCATTGGCCACCTTTCCACGAGGCTCATCGGCGAGCGCAGGCCGTTAAATGCCGACTATGAAGCGATCTTCCGGGCGGCTGCAGAGACGGGCACTGCAATGGAGATCAACGCGAGCCCGGAGAGGCTGGACATCAAGGACGCTCATATCTACCGGTGCCGGGATCTCGGCGTGAGGATGGTTATCAGCAGCGACGCGCACACGACCGAAAGGCTGGACAACCAGCGCTACGGGATCGGCATTGCGCGGCGCGGCTGGTGCGAGGCAAAAGATATTCTGAATACTTTGCCCGTTGACGACTTCAAAAGCTTTCTCAAGATACCCAAATCACAACGCGCGAGGGGCGTTGGGTCACATGCTTGA
- a CDS encoding valine--tRNA ligase, translated as MTQPTQRREIPKAYDFASAEQRIYKLWMESGHFTPKIDWSKKPFVIIMPPPNVTGQLHMGHALTIALEDLMTRWHRMKGDPTLYLPGTDHAGIATQVVVEREIKKDGLTRHDLGREKFVKRVWEWVDQYGGRIYEQTKRLAASCDWSRAAFTLDEGPSKAVRTTFVNLYNKGLIYRGERIVNWCPKCMTALSDLEVEHKEEDGKLYQIRYKMEDGSGEIIVATTRPETLLGDTAVAVNPNDERFTKFIGKNAVLPVLGRLIPVIADEAVDMAFGTGGLKVTPAHDPNDFLIGERHKLPIVNVMNLDGTMNENAGPYRGKDRFVTRKEIVEQLEREELLVKIEPHRHAVGHCGRSGDVLEPLISKQWYMRMKPLAKPAIEAVRDGRVTIVPDRFSKVYFNWMDNIQDWCVSRQLWWGHRIPVWYCAKCGGETVSVTDPTMCSKCGSSQIERDPDVLDTWFSSALWPHSTLGWPEKTDDLKYFYPSTVMETGWDILFFWVARMMMMGIENAGDIPFRTIYLHGLVLDPEGAKMSKSKGNAHDPLEIIDLYGADALRFALTTGNSPGNNMRLNESKIESSRNFANKLWNASRYVMTNLEKGGSPDNWQWPPTPSHLEDRWIMSRLNRVTLQVEKCMAEFQFGEAQRELYDFMWSEYCDWYLEMSKVRLRAGDNAPLPFLAYVLEKILRLLHPFMPFITEEVWQSVVTYMPRSFEKPELLMVAEYPIADTSLLDDRAEAEIGAIIDLVRAIRNLRAEFRIQQTQPVEAIVAAPDLRQVIEAEADAIKTLATSDPVRTVDGAAPSTKDSVVLVLPKGTVTIPLGGLVDIAKEIQRLLKELEQLDKLSAGLSARLNNPEFTSKAPEDVIERERERLATMEDRRARVKETLERLG; from the coding sequence ATGACACAGCCCACGCAGCGGCGAGAGATACCCAAGGCATACGACTTCGCTTCGGCGGAGCAGCGCATCTACAAGCTCTGGATGGAGAGCGGCCACTTCACGCCGAAGATCGACTGGTCGAAGAAGCCCTTCGTAATCATCATGCCGCCTCCGAACGTCACAGGCCAGCTCCACATGGGCCACGCCCTCACAATCGCGCTCGAAGACCTCATGACGCGCTGGCACCGCATGAAGGGCGACCCCACTCTCTACCTCCCGGGGACAGACCACGCGGGCATCGCGACGCAGGTGGTCGTGGAGCGGGAGATCAAGAAGGACGGCCTTACCCGCCACGACCTTGGCCGCGAGAAGTTCGTCAAACGGGTCTGGGAGTGGGTGGACCAGTACGGCGGCCGCATCTACGAGCAGACGAAGCGCCTCGCCGCCTCCTGCGACTGGAGCCGCGCGGCCTTCACCCTGGACGAAGGGCCGAGCAAGGCGGTCCGCACCACGTTCGTCAACCTCTACAACAAGGGGCTCATCTACCGCGGCGAGCGCATCGTCAACTGGTGCCCCAAGTGCATGACCGCCCTGTCCGACCTTGAGGTAGAACACAAGGAAGAAGACGGCAAGCTCTACCAGATCCGTTACAAGATGGAGGACGGCAGCGGCGAGATAATCGTCGCAACGACCCGCCCAGAGACGCTGCTGGGAGATACCGCCGTTGCGGTGAACCCCAACGACGAGCGGTTCACGAAGTTCATCGGTAAGAATGCCGTCCTGCCCGTCCTTGGCCGTCTCATTCCGGTCATCGCGGATGAGGCCGTGGACATGGCGTTCGGCACCGGCGGCCTCAAGGTCACACCCGCGCACGACCCCAACGACTTCCTGATAGGCGAGCGCCACAAGCTGCCCATCGTCAATGTCATGAACCTCGACGGGACGATGAACGAGAACGCCGGCCCGTACAGGGGCAAGGACCGCTTCGTCACTCGCAAGGAGATCGTCGAGCAGCTGGAGCGCGAGGAGCTGCTGGTCAAGATCGAGCCGCACAGGCACGCCGTCGGCCATTGCGGCAGATCGGGCGATGTCCTGGAGCCGCTGATCAGCAAGCAGTGGTACATGAGGATGAAGCCGCTCGCGAAGCCGGCCATCGAGGCTGTGCGCGACGGTCGCGTGACTATCGTCCCCGACCGCTTCTCGAAGGTCTACTTCAACTGGATGGATAATATCCAGGACTGGTGCGTCAGCCGCCAGCTCTGGTGGGGCCACCGCATTCCCGTCTGGTACTGCGCGAAGTGCGGCGGGGAGACGGTGTCCGTAACCGACCCCACGATGTGCTCCAAATGCGGCTCCAGCCAGATCGAGCGCGACCCGGACGTGCTGGACACCTGGTTCAGCTCCGCCCTGTGGCCGCACTCGACGCTTGGCTGGCCGGAGAAGACAGACGACCTGAAGTACTTCTACCCATCCACGGTCATGGAGACGGGATGGGACATCCTCTTTTTCTGGGTCGCCCGAATGATGATGATGGGCATCGAGAACGCCGGCGACATCCCGTTCCGGACGATCTACCTGCACGGCCTGGTGCTGGACCCCGAAGGCGCGAAGATGAGCAAGTCAAAGGGCAACGCCCACGACCCGCTGGAGATCATCGACCTTTACGGCGCGGACGCCCTGCGGTTCGCGCTCACGACGGGCAACTCGCCGGGCAACAACATGCGCCTCAACGAGTCGAAGATCGAGTCCAGCCGCAACTTCGCTAACAAGCTCTGGAACGCATCGCGCTACGTCATGACCAACCTGGAGAAGGGCGGCTCGCCGGACAACTGGCAGTGGCCTCCCACGCCGTCGCACCTGGAAGACCGCTGGATCATGAGCCGCCTGAACCGCGTGACCCTGCAGGTCGAGAAGTGCATGGCGGAGTTCCAGTTCGGCGAGGCGCAGCGCGAGCTGTACGACTTCATGTGGAGCGAGTACTGCGACTGGTACCTTGAGATGTCCAAGGTGCGCCTGCGCGCCGGGGACAACGCCCCCCTGCCCTTCCTGGCCTACGTGCTGGAAAAGATTCTCCGCCTGCTCCACCCGTTTATGCCGTTCATCACTGAGGAGGTGTGGCAGAGCGTCGTCACGTACATGCCGCGCAGCTTCGAAAAGCCGGAGCTCCTGATGGTGGCGGAGTACCCGATCGCGGACACGTCGCTTCTCGACGACAGGGCTGAGGCGGAGATCGGGGCGATCATCGACCTTGTCCGCGCGATACGCAACCTCCGGGCAGAGTTCCGCATCCAGCAGACCCAGCCCGTCGAGGCCATTGTGGCCGCGCCGGACCTTCGGCAGGTCATCGAGGCAGAGGCTGACGCGATAAAGACGCTGGCGACATCGGACCCGGTCCGCACGGTCGATGGCGCGGCCCCGTCGACGAAGGACAGCGTAGTCCTTGTCCTGCCGAAGGGCACGGTTACGATACCGCTCGGCGGACTCGTGGACATCGCGAAGGAGATACAGCGCTTGCTGAAGGAGTTGGAGCAACTGGACAAGCTCTCTGCCGGCCTGTCGGCCAGGCTCAATAATCCGGAGTTCACGTCCAAAGCGCCGGAAGATGTGATCGAAAGGGAGCGTGAACGCCTGGCAACGATGGAGGACCGGCGGGCGCGCGTGAAGGAGACGCTGGAGAGGTTGGGGTAA